The Medicago truncatula cultivar Jemalong A17 chromosome 4, MtrunA17r5.0-ANR, whole genome shotgun sequence genome includes a region encoding these proteins:
- the LOC11441757 gene encoding uncharacterized protein: MSLNGESTPPPPVIGKIGPYTVFMTPPSTPKPSSSSDPVALHSPKPINNAKIAPPPPQIHTPLPSSKTLSSDASVLGFFKNAVNKVQTAHSSLDDHLARWFGLNQSKYQWALDDYYETKGTEKGDQKVKEMSSKVQSV; the protein is encoded by the exons ATGTCTCTCAACGGTGAATCTACACCGCCGCCACCTGTGATAGGCAAAATCGGACCTTACACTGTTTTCATGACGCCGCCATCAACACCTAAaccctcttcttcttctgacCCAGTTGCTCTTCATTCTCCTAAACCCATCAACAATGCTAAGATCGCTCCTCCTCCACCTCAGATTCATACCCCTCTTCCTTCTTCCAAAACCCTTTCCTCTGATGCTTCTGTTTTGGGTTTTTTCAAGAACGCTGTTAACAAGGTTCAAACTG CTCACTCAAGTTTGGATGACCATTTGGCTCGTTGGTTTGGGTTGAATCAGTCAAAGTATCAATGGGCTCTTGATGATTATTATGAGACCAAGGGAACG GAAAAGGGAGACCAAAAAGTGAAAGAAATGTCAAGCAAAGTACAGAGTGTTTGA